The proteins below are encoded in one region of Aquisphaera giovannonii:
- a CDS encoding DUF1552 domain-containing protein yields the protein MIVTKKALPRRTFLRGLGAAVSLPLLDAMVPAMTAAAETPASPAKLRRLGFVYMPMGCDVARWTPLGETLDELSPTLASLKPVRRHVAAITNLELRNAYPGTHATSNCAFLSAARAKHTESTDYYLGTTVDQVAAKAIGGETPLPSLEMAMDLLSVVGQCDNGYACVYQNNLSWSSPTTPLPAEAHPRIVFERLFGEGGSAADRRAALRRRASLLDAVTDDLARLRGRLGPADRDRVGRYLDTVREVERRIRRAELAAKDGALPDLDRPAGVPASYAEHARLMFDLQALALQGDVTRVITFQLARETSGRTYPEIGVPDSHHPLTHHGNDPAKVARMAKINAFHVSLFAGFLEKLAATPEGDGSLLDHSLYLYGSGMGNPNVHDHTNLPILVAGGAAGRMRGNRHIRFEEPVPLANLHLTLLDKVGVRLDAFADSRGKIDGLFEPISI from the coding sequence ATGATCGTCACGAAGAAGGCCCTGCCGCGGCGGACGTTCCTCCGCGGCCTGGGGGCGGCCGTCTCGCTCCCCTTGCTGGACGCGATGGTCCCCGCGATGACCGCCGCCGCGGAGACCCCCGCGAGCCCCGCGAAGCTCCGCCGGCTCGGCTTCGTCTACATGCCGATGGGCTGCGACGTCGCCCGCTGGACGCCCCTTGGGGAGACGCTCGACGAGCTCTCGCCGACCCTCGCGTCCCTGAAGCCGGTGCGGCGGCACGTCGCGGCGATCACCAACCTGGAGCTGCGGAACGCGTATCCCGGCACCCACGCCACGTCCAACTGCGCCTTCCTCAGCGCCGCCCGCGCGAAGCACACCGAGAGCACGGACTATTACCTGGGCACGACCGTGGACCAGGTCGCGGCGAAGGCGATCGGCGGCGAGACGCCGCTCCCCTCGCTCGAGATGGCCATGGACCTGCTCTCCGTGGTCGGCCAGTGCGACAACGGATATGCGTGCGTCTATCAGAACAATCTTTCATGGTCCTCGCCGACGACGCCCCTGCCGGCGGAGGCCCACCCGCGGATCGTCTTCGAGCGCCTCTTCGGCGAGGGGGGCAGCGCCGCCGACCGCCGCGCCGCGCTGAGGCGGCGGGCCAGCCTGCTGGACGCGGTCACCGACGACCTGGCCCGCCTCCGCGGCCGGCTCGGCCCGGCCGACCGCGACCGCGTGGGGCGTTACCTGGACACCGTCCGCGAGGTCGAGCGGCGGATCCGCAGGGCGGAGCTCGCCGCGAAGGACGGCGCCCTGCCGGACCTGGACCGGCCGGCGGGCGTCCCCGCCTCGTACGCCGAGCACGCCCGGCTGATGTTCGACCTCCAGGCCCTGGCCCTCCAGGGCGACGTCACCCGCGTCATCACCTTCCAGCTCGCCCGCGAGACGAGCGGCCGGACGTATCCGGAGATCGGCGTCCCGGACTCGCACCACCCGCTGACCCACCACGGCAACGACCCGGCCAAGGTCGCGCGGATGGCGAAGATCAACGCCTTCCACGTCTCGCTCTTCGCCGGCTTCCTCGAGAAGCTCGCCGCCACGCCCGAGGGGGACGGCTCGCTCCTGGACCACTCGCTCTACCTCTACGGCAGCGGCATGGGCAACCCCAACGTCCACGACCACACCAACCTGCCGATCCTCGTGGCCGGCGGCGCCGCCGGCAGGATGCGGGGCAACCGCCACATCCGCTTCGAGGAGCCCGTCCCGCTGGCGAACCTCCACCTGACCCTGCTGGACAAGGTCGGCGTCCGCCTGGACGCCTTCGCCGACAGCCGCGGCAAGATCGACGGGCTGTTCGAGCCGATCTCCATATGA
- a CDS encoding DUF1592 domain-containing protein, producing the protein MTRRGSRRLLAVPVLLAAGALAAPSPATARPDEPPADGRGEVGRFVGLFCVECHTREDQKPAGGLALDELDARDPARDAKDWEKVVRKLATRQMPPPSSIRPSERSFEKALAALVGALDREAEAHPRPGRADTFRRLNRTEYQNAVRDLLALEVDAAALLPPDESSRGFDNITVGDLSPTLLDRYIAAAQRIGRLAVGTAGRSPDVQTFRVRADITQEEHVEGLPPGTRGGAVFACTLPRDGEYEVQLRLARDRNEHVEGLRRAHEVEVLLDRERKAIFTVKAPRSEGEHMTADAHLKARFHATAGPHTLGVTFIKESSSLMETKRQPYQAHFNTHRHPRQAPALFQATLAGPYVSSGHGDTPSRRRVFVREPAGPGDEEPCARAILAALMRRAYRRPVVEDDFRKPMELFRSGRAEGGFDAGIEMALAGVLVSPEFLFRIEPDPPGVPAGSAYRVPDVELASRLSFFLWSSIPDDELLGLAEAGKLADPEAVAAQARRMLADPRSSSLVTNFAAQWLHLRNLDAITPDLRLFPDFDDNLRQAFRRETELLFEDVLREDRSVLDLIRPGRTYLNERLARHYGIPNVLGSRFRPVDLAGAGSQDGADSGTTRGGLLRQGSVLTVTSYATRTSPVIRGKWVLENLLGTPPPPQPANVPALKDRTVSASLSVRDRLAEHRANVACAGCHTLMDPPGFSLENYDAVGRWRSAEDGRPIDATGGLPDGRSFEGVAGLERALMARPEVFATALTEKLLTFALGRGVEPSDAPAVRKIVREARAGGYRLSSLIVGIATSTPFRMRSAR; encoded by the coding sequence ATGACACGACGCGGATCCCGCCGCCTCCTCGCGGTGCCGGTCCTGCTCGCGGCCGGCGCCCTGGCGGCGCCCTCGCCCGCGACGGCGCGGCCGGACGAGCCGCCCGCCGACGGCCGGGGCGAGGTCGGCCGGTTCGTCGGCCTCTTCTGCGTCGAGTGCCACACCCGCGAGGACCAGAAACCGGCGGGGGGGCTGGCGCTCGACGAGCTGGACGCCCGCGATCCCGCCCGGGACGCGAAGGACTGGGAGAAGGTCGTCCGCAAGCTCGCCACCCGCCAGATGCCCCCGCCATCGTCCATCCGCCCCTCCGAACGCTCCTTCGAGAAGGCCCTGGCCGCCCTGGTCGGCGCGCTCGACCGCGAGGCCGAGGCCCATCCCCGCCCCGGCCGGGCCGACACCTTCCGCCGGCTCAACCGCACCGAGTACCAGAACGCGGTCCGCGACCTGCTGGCGCTGGAGGTCGACGCCGCGGCCCTCCTCCCGCCCGACGAGTCCAGCCGGGGATTCGACAACATCACCGTGGGCGACCTCTCGCCGACCCTCCTGGATCGTTACATCGCCGCCGCCCAGCGGATCGGCCGGCTGGCCGTGGGCACCGCGGGCCGCTCGCCGGACGTCCAGACGTTCCGGGTCCGCGCCGACATCACCCAGGAGGAGCACGTCGAGGGCCTGCCGCCGGGCACCCGCGGCGGGGCCGTCTTCGCCTGCACCCTCCCCCGCGACGGGGAGTACGAGGTCCAGCTCCGCCTGGCCCGCGACCGCAACGAGCACGTCGAGGGGCTCCGCCGGGCCCACGAGGTCGAGGTCCTCCTGGACCGCGAGCGCAAGGCGATCTTCACGGTCAAGGCCCCGCGGTCCGAGGGGGAGCACATGACCGCGGACGCCCACCTGAAGGCCCGCTTCCACGCCACGGCCGGCCCGCACACGCTCGGCGTGACGTTCATCAAGGAGTCGTCCTCCCTGATGGAGACGAAGCGGCAGCCCTACCAGGCCCACTTCAACACCCACCGGCATCCCCGGCAGGCGCCGGCCCTCTTCCAGGCCACGCTCGCCGGGCCTTACGTGTCCTCCGGGCACGGGGACACGCCCAGCCGCCGCCGAGTCTTCGTCCGCGAGCCGGCCGGGCCGGGCGACGAGGAGCCCTGCGCCCGGGCCATCCTCGCCGCGCTCATGCGGCGGGCCTACCGCCGGCCGGTCGTCGAGGACGACTTCCGCAAGCCGATGGAGCTGTTCCGGTCCGGCCGCGCCGAGGGGGGCTTCGACGCCGGGATCGAGATGGCCCTGGCCGGCGTGCTCGTGAGCCCGGAGTTCCTCTTCCGGATCGAGCCCGACCCGCCGGGCGTTCCCGCCGGATCGGCCTACCGGGTGCCCGACGTCGAGCTCGCGTCGCGGCTCTCGTTCTTCCTCTGGAGCAGCATCCCCGACGACGAGCTGCTGGGCCTCGCCGAGGCCGGCAAGCTGGCCGATCCCGAGGCGGTCGCCGCCCAGGCCCGCCGGATGCTGGCCGACCCCCGCTCGTCCAGCCTGGTGACGAACTTCGCCGCCCAGTGGCTGCACCTGCGGAACCTGGACGCGATCACGCCGGACCTCCGCCTCTTCCCGGACTTCGACGACAACCTCCGCCAGGCCTTCCGCCGCGAGACCGAGCTCCTCTTCGAGGACGTCCTCCGCGAGGACCGCAGCGTCCTGGACCTGATCCGGCCCGGCCGGACCTACCTCAACGAGCGGCTCGCCCGGCACTACGGCATCCCCAACGTCCTGGGCAGCCGCTTCCGCCCCGTGGACCTGGCCGGGGCCGGCAGCCAGGACGGGGCCGATTCGGGCACCACGCGCGGCGGCCTGCTCCGCCAGGGGAGCGTCCTGACGGTCACCTCCTACGCCACGCGGACCTCGCCGGTGATCCGCGGCAAGTGGGTCCTGGAGAACCTCCTGGGCACGCCGCCGCCCCCGCAGCCGGCCAACGTCCCGGCGCTCAAGGACAGGACCGTCTCGGCGTCCCTCTCCGTCCGGGACCGGCTGGCGGAGCACCGAGCGAACGTCGCCTGCGCCGGCTGTCATACGCTGATGGACCCGCCGGGCTTCTCCCTGGAGAACTACGACGCCGTCGGCCGCTGGCGATCCGCCGAGGACGGCCGGCCGATCGACGCGACCGGCGGGCTGCCCGACGGACGCTCGTTCGAGGGCGTCGCCGGCCTGGAGCGGGCGCTGATGGCGCGGCCGGAGGTCTTCGCCACGGCCCTGACCGAGAAGCTGCTGACATTCGCGCTGGGCCGCGGCGTGGAGCCGTCGGACGCGCCGGCCGTCCGCAAGATCGTCCGCGAGGCCCGCGCGGGCGGCTACCGGCTGTCTTCCCTGATCGTGGGCATCGCCACCAGCACGCCCTTCCGGATGAGGAGCGCCCGATGA
- a CDS encoding urea ABC transporter substrate-binding protein has protein sequence MRRSLIGLVGLGVLAAAGWWGVPYLLWRAEAPIKVGLLHSRTGPLEISERSMIEAELLAIEDINAEGGIAGRRVLAVVADGRSDPSVFAQEARRLIEADRVSVIVGCWSGLSRRKVRDVVQASGHLLIFPSNYEGMDTAPGVVCTGPIPNQQVIPAVNWCSEKLRARKFFLAGSQDVQSYSSNALIKDQLKAIGAEGVGEKYVGLDGSGMAEMVAAIKAAAPDVVLSTVVGDGNKPFYQQLAAAGLTPSKVPVLSFTIGEEELRSLPAKDMVGDYAAWSYFQSLDTEENRRFVERFRAKYGEDRVTSDGIVAAYNAIRLWALAVDEAGTDATAEVRKSIQRESRFGPEGIVSIDPATLHTFRPFRMGKVRADGQFDVVWSLEKPVRPVPFPMLRTRAQWTEFVDRLYTTWGTKEFNPQALGDPASGPPSAPPAVARRPGPGPRPLAPAAAARAAADAASTAGTRRNGTYQR, from the coding sequence ATGAGACGCTCGTTGATCGGCCTGGTCGGTCTCGGCGTGCTGGCCGCGGCGGGGTGGTGGGGCGTTCCCTACCTGCTCTGGCGGGCCGAGGCGCCCATCAAGGTGGGGCTGCTCCATTCGAGGACCGGCCCGCTGGAGATCAGCGAGCGGTCGATGATCGAGGCGGAGCTGCTCGCGATCGAGGACATCAACGCCGAGGGGGGCATCGCGGGGCGACGGGTCCTGGCGGTGGTCGCCGACGGCCGGTCCGACCCGTCGGTGTTCGCCCAGGAGGCGCGGCGGCTGATCGAGGCGGACAGGGTCAGCGTGATCGTCGGCTGCTGGTCCGGGCTGAGCCGGCGGAAGGTCCGGGACGTGGTGCAGGCGAGCGGCCACCTCCTGATCTTCCCCTCGAATTACGAGGGGATGGACACCGCCCCGGGGGTCGTCTGCACCGGCCCGATCCCCAACCAGCAGGTGATCCCGGCGGTCAACTGGTGCTCCGAGAAGCTGAGGGCCCGGAAGTTCTTCCTGGCCGGCTCGCAGGACGTGCAGTCGTACTCCTCGAACGCCCTGATCAAGGACCAGCTCAAGGCGATCGGCGCGGAGGGCGTGGGGGAGAAGTACGTCGGCCTGGACGGCTCGGGCATGGCGGAGATGGTCGCGGCGATCAAGGCGGCGGCGCCCGACGTTGTCCTCAGCACGGTGGTCGGCGACGGCAACAAGCCGTTCTACCAGCAGCTCGCCGCGGCGGGGCTGACGCCCTCGAAGGTGCCGGTGCTCTCGTTCACGATCGGCGAGGAGGAGCTGCGGTCGCTCCCGGCCAAGGACATGGTCGGGGACTACGCGGCGTGGAGCTACTTCCAGTCGCTGGACACCGAGGAGAACCGCAGGTTCGTGGAGCGGTTCCGGGCGAAGTACGGCGAGGACCGGGTGACCTCCGACGGGATCGTGGCCGCCTACAACGCGATCCGGCTGTGGGCGCTGGCGGTGGACGAGGCGGGGACCGACGCCACCGCGGAGGTCCGCAAGTCGATCCAGCGGGAGAGCCGGTTCGGCCCCGAGGGGATCGTTTCGATCGACCCCGCCACGCTGCACACGTTCCGGCCGTTCCGGATGGGGAAGGTCCGGGCGGACGGCCAGTTCGACGTCGTCTGGAGCCTGGAAAAGCCCGTGCGGCCGGTGCCGTTCCCGATGCTGCGGACCCGGGCGCAGTGGACCGAGTTCGTGGACCGGCTGTACACGACGTGGGGGACGAAGGAATTCAACCCCCAGGCCCTGGGCGATCCGGCCTCCGGCCCGCCCTCCGCCCCGCCGGCGGTGGCGAGGCGCCCGGGGCCCGGGCCGAGGCCGTTGGCCCCGGCCGCGGCCGCGCGGGCCGCCGCGGACGCGGCCTCGACGGCGGGGACTCGTCGAAACGGAACCTATCAGCGGTAG
- a CDS encoding methyl-accepting chemotaxis protein: MNWNWLSLDRLSIKFRLMLWFLAISLIPCLILTLINNYLSVRSLERSVRSQLLSVAASKITQLDNFIRERRGDIAVISQAPRTVQVTEELSTALARGTLAEPARREKEALFRQSAGHYMEAYGYANLYLFDAESRLLFRAKADLDVGDRLLAGPLKDTELAEAFTRSKSLFQSVVSDYQTYPGLSEPAVFVAQPVLKEGSIVGVIILQLGNAELYRIFSDYSGLGETGETVAVSLRGDEVVFVNPTRKDPAAAFRRKARLGEERSPAVQRAVRGDRGYGQTVDYMGTPILSAWAYVPAFRWGLQVKQDRDEAYATIYNQRLASTLLLALTTAIVAWVAWRIARSITGPVREAALIADRVAEGDLTAVCADLKAGGEAGVLLQAIRKMTTDLRSLIGRIQKSSVALMSTATEIAATSKQQEQTVYDYGASTNEAAAAVNEISATSRDLLQTMNEVNQLAREASQMASKGQQSLGGMDRTMRQLAESTSSIGSKLSVISERAANINLVVTTITKVADQTNLLSINAAIEAEKAGEYGLGFLVVAREIRRLADQTAVATLDIERMVKEMQYSVSAGVMEMDKFSEQVRNVVSEVQNIGGQLGQIIGSVQGLDERFDAVTEGMRVQSQGAEQIREAMVRLSEGAQQTSVSLREFNKATDHLREAVGGLKEEVSRFTVGQSAEVTPGPPAGGGTGGGGSFLSRA; encoded by the coding sequence ATGAACTGGAACTGGCTGTCCCTGGATCGCTTGAGCATCAAGTTCAGGCTGATGCTCTGGTTCCTGGCGATCTCGCTCATCCCGTGCCTCATCCTGACGCTCATCAATAATTACCTGAGCGTGCGGTCGCTGGAGCGCTCGGTGCGGAGCCAGCTCCTGTCGGTCGCGGCGTCCAAGATCACGCAGCTCGACAACTTCATCCGGGAGCGGCGCGGGGACATCGCGGTCATCAGCCAGGCCCCGCGGACGGTCCAGGTGACGGAGGAGCTGTCCACGGCCCTGGCCAGGGGGACGCTCGCGGAGCCGGCCCGGCGCGAGAAGGAGGCGCTCTTCCGGCAGTCGGCGGGCCACTACATGGAGGCGTACGGGTACGCCAACCTCTACCTGTTCGACGCCGAGAGCCGGCTGCTCTTCCGCGCGAAGGCCGACCTGGACGTGGGCGACCGGCTGCTCGCCGGGCCGCTCAAGGACACGGAGCTGGCGGAGGCCTTCACGCGGTCGAAGAGCCTCTTCCAGTCCGTGGTGTCGGACTACCAGACGTATCCCGGGCTGAGCGAGCCGGCGGTCTTCGTGGCGCAGCCGGTGCTGAAGGAGGGGTCGATCGTCGGTGTGATCATCCTCCAGCTCGGCAACGCCGAGCTCTACCGGATCTTCAGCGACTACAGCGGACTGGGCGAGACGGGCGAGACCGTCGCGGTGAGCCTCAGGGGCGACGAGGTGGTCTTCGTGAACCCGACGCGCAAGGACCCCGCCGCGGCCTTCCGGCGCAAGGCCCGGCTGGGCGAGGAGCGTTCGCCGGCGGTCCAGCGGGCCGTCCGGGGCGACCGCGGCTACGGCCAGACGGTCGACTACATGGGCACGCCCATCCTCTCCGCCTGGGCGTACGTCCCGGCGTTCCGCTGGGGGCTCCAGGTCAAGCAGGACCGGGACGAGGCCTACGCCACCATCTACAACCAGCGGCTGGCGAGCACCCTCCTCCTGGCCCTGACCACCGCCATCGTCGCGTGGGTCGCGTGGCGGATCGCCCGCTCGATCACCGGCCCGGTCCGCGAGGCCGCCCTGATCGCCGACCGCGTGGCCGAGGGCGACCTGACGGCCGTCTGCGCCGACCTCAAGGCGGGCGGCGAGGCCGGCGTCCTGCTCCAGGCGATCCGCAAGATGACCACGGACCTCCGCTCGCTGATCGGCCGGATCCAGAAGTCCAGCGTGGCGCTGATGTCCACCGCGACGGAGATCGCCGCCACCAGCAAGCAGCAGGAGCAGACCGTCTACGACTACGGCGCCTCCACCAACGAGGCGGCCGCGGCGGTCAACGAGATCTCGGCGACGAGCCGGGACCTGCTCCAGACGATGAACGAGGTCAACCAGCTCGCCCGGGAGGCCTCGCAGATGGCCAGCAAGGGGCAGCAGAGCCTCGGCGGCATGGACAGGACGATGCGCCAGCTCGCCGAGAGCACCAGCTCGATCGGCTCCAAGCTGTCGGTGATCAGCGAGCGCGCGGCGAACATCAACCTGGTCGTGACGACGATCACCAAGGTGGCGGACCAGACGAACCTCCTGTCGATCAACGCGGCCATCGAGGCGGAGAAGGCCGGCGAGTACGGCCTCGGGTTCCTCGTCGTGGCGCGGGAGATCCGCCGGCTGGCGGACCAGACGGCGGTGGCGACGCTGGACATCGAGCGGATGGTCAAGGAGATGCAGTACAGCGTCTCCGCGGGCGTGATGGAGATGGACAAGTTCAGCGAGCAGGTGCGGAACGTCGTCAGCGAGGTGCAGAACATCGGCGGCCAGCTCGGCCAGATCATCGGCTCGGTGCAGGGCCTGGACGAGCGGTTCGACGCCGTCACCGAGGGCATGCGCGTCCAGTCCCAGGGGGCCGAGCAGATCCGCGAGGCCATGGTCCGGCTGAGCGAGGGCGCCCAGCAGACCTCGGTCTCGCTCCGCGAGTTCAACAAGGCGACCGACCACCTGCGCGAGGCCGTCGGCGGCCTGAAGGAGGAGGTCTCCCGCTTCACCGTGGGCCAGTCGGCCGAGGTCACGCCGGGCCCGCCGGCGGGCGGCGGCACGGGCGGCGGCGGGTCCTTCCTCTCGCGGGCGTGA
- a CDS encoding chemotaxis protein CheW yields MLLLTFRAAGSRYAVDVSRIVEVVPRVELRALPHAPGFLLGVFDFRGRVVPVVDLGLLLGGPGSSDRLSTRVVLVDARPPGSEPAGAPGAGPEPGHDDAPEADGSDALTVLRRRAGRRSWLLGLLAEHVIDVAAVKPSQTISARMQLPQSPYLGPIVEVDQEMVQLVAAEHVLGPALRDAFFAGEGAGGGGPGA; encoded by the coding sequence ATGCTGCTGCTGACCTTCCGGGCGGCGGGGAGCCGGTACGCGGTGGACGTGTCGCGGATCGTCGAGGTCGTGCCGCGGGTCGAGCTGCGGGCGCTGCCCCACGCGCCGGGGTTCCTGCTCGGGGTGTTCGACTTCCGGGGCCGGGTCGTGCCGGTCGTGGACCTCGGCCTGCTGCTGGGGGGCCCGGGCTCCTCCGACCGGCTGAGCACGCGGGTCGTCCTCGTGGACGCGCGGCCGCCCGGCTCGGAGCCCGCCGGCGCCCCGGGGGCCGGGCCGGAGCCCGGGCACGACGACGCCCCCGAGGCCGACGGGAGCGACGCCCTGACCGTCCTGCGGCGCCGCGCCGGGCGGCGGAGCTGGCTGCTCGGCCTCCTCGCCGAGCACGTCATCGACGTGGCGGCGGTGAAGCCCTCCCAGACGATCTCCGCGCGGATGCAGCTCCCGCAGTCGCCCTACCTCGGGCCGATCGTCGAGGTGGACCAGGAGATGGTGCAGCTCGTCGCGGCGGAGCACGTCCTCGGGCCGGCGCTCCGCGACGCCTTCTTCGCCGGCGAGGGCGCCGGCGGCGGGGGGCCGGGAGCATGA
- a CDS encoding CheR family methyltransferase produces the protein MTPPAAMGRIEALLAARIGLDTATVGANLVSRAVRQRMAERGVADADRYVELLERSEEEAQALVEVVVIPESWFFRDDAPFRLFREHARAGWVAQPGRAPLRAMSIPCAGGEEPYSLAIAMAEVGLPPERHRLDAVDVSLRRLDAAREGVYSANAFRGGDLAYRDRYFRRHPRGFEIDPALRGRVRFLGGSILDPALLKHEPPYDVIFCRNLLIYLGDAARAAAMATLDRLLAADGLLVIGHADRLGLAGRGPLFAPVGEPRAFAYRRALSLPAPSRAMPRLPSPPPTSRRPPPKASPHPTVVGGESRNPDLPLTKVELDGVPRPDTRARWIGPSSPPGPPTAPPAPPSPPAAEEVDSLLARATELANANRADEAIAACNEYLKGPRRSAAVYAMLGVLYQSIGNRRGAEDSFKKAAYLDPDHDEAHLALALIAERRGEKAEAAAHRRRAERARLKKGGA, from the coding sequence ATGACGCCGCCCGCCGCCATGGGACGCATCGAGGCCCTGCTCGCGGCCCGGATCGGCCTGGATACGGCGACGGTCGGCGCCAACCTCGTCTCCCGCGCCGTCAGGCAGCGGATGGCCGAGCGGGGCGTGGCCGACGCCGACCGCTACGTCGAGCTCCTGGAGCGCTCCGAGGAGGAGGCCCAGGCGCTCGTCGAGGTCGTCGTCATCCCCGAGAGCTGGTTCTTCCGCGACGACGCCCCCTTCCGCCTCTTCCGCGAGCACGCGCGGGCGGGCTGGGTCGCGCAGCCGGGGCGAGCCCCGTTGCGGGCGATGAGCATCCCCTGCGCGGGGGGCGAGGAGCCGTACTCGCTCGCCATCGCGATGGCGGAGGTCGGCCTGCCGCCGGAGCGGCACCGGCTGGACGCCGTGGACGTCAGCCTCCGCCGGCTCGACGCCGCGCGGGAGGGCGTCTACTCGGCCAACGCCTTCCGCGGGGGCGACCTCGCCTACCGCGACCGGTACTTCCGCCGCCACCCGCGTGGCTTCGAGATCGACCCGGCGCTCCGCGGCCGCGTCCGGTTCCTGGGCGGGAGCATCCTCGACCCGGCCTTGCTGAAGCACGAGCCCCCCTACGACGTGATCTTCTGCCGGAACCTGCTCATCTACCTGGGCGATGCCGCGCGGGCCGCCGCGATGGCGACGCTCGACCGGCTGCTGGCGGCCGACGGCCTGCTCGTCATCGGCCACGCGGACCGCCTGGGCCTCGCCGGGCGCGGGCCGCTGTTCGCCCCCGTCGGCGAGCCCCGCGCCTTCGCCTACCGCCGGGCCCTGTCCCTCCCCGCGCCGTCGCGGGCGATGCCCCGCCTGCCGTCGCCGCCGCCGACATCCCGGCGTCCGCCCCCGAAGGCCTCCCCGCATCCCACCGTGGTCGGAGGGGAATCGCGCAATCCGGACCTGCCCCTCACCAAGGTTGAGCTGGATGGGGTCCCGAGGCCGGACACCCGGGCCCGTTGGATTGGGCCTTCGTCACCGCCCGGGCCGCCCACCGCTCCCCCTGCCCCGCCCTCGCCACCCGCGGCGGAGGAGGTCGATTCCCTGCTCGCCCGGGCGACCGAGCTGGCGAACGCGAACCGGGCGGACGAGGCGATCGCGGCCTGCAACGAGTACCTGAAGGGCCCGCGGCGGTCGGCCGCCGTGTACGCGATGCTCGGGGTGCTCTACCAGTCGATCGGCAATCGCCGGGGCGCCGAGGACTCCTTCAAGAAGGCCGCGTACCTGGACCCCGACCACGACGAGGCCCACCTGGCCCTCGCCCTGATCGCCGAGCGCCGCGGCGAGAAGGCGGAGGCGGCCGCCCATCGCCGGCGGGCGGAGCGGGCCAGGCTGAAGAAGGGAGGGGCGTGA
- a CDS encoding chemotaxis protein CheW, whose translation MPDRDDDRDQPGAPSPSPPAPSPAPRIVPLPGADCWNVIGTGGDKSCPELEPHVHCRNCPVYASAARRFFDRPAPEGYLAEWTRWLGGSASAEGGGGQGGVEAEDDAAFTAGERDRLSVLIFRLGPEWLAFRTTAVAEVTTPRPVHRIPHRSDDILMGLVNLRGQLQLCVSLHGLLGVSTPEDPAASRSRLVVLRDRARSEAWVFAADEVLGVHRLAKAQVLGVSSSLANPEVSFSQAILSWQGRSVSFLDEQRVFAALGSLGE comes from the coding sequence ATGCCCGACCGCGACGACGACCGCGATCAGCCGGGGGCCCCCTCGCCGTCCCCGCCCGCCCCCTCGCCCGCGCCGCGCATCGTCCCGCTGCCGGGCGCCGACTGCTGGAACGTGATCGGCACCGGCGGCGACAAGAGCTGCCCGGAGCTGGAGCCGCACGTCCACTGCCGCAACTGCCCGGTGTACGCCTCCGCCGCGAGGCGGTTCTTCGACCGCCCCGCGCCGGAGGGGTACCTCGCCGAGTGGACGCGATGGCTGGGCGGCTCGGCGTCGGCCGAGGGCGGGGGCGGCCAGGGCGGCGTCGAGGCGGAGGACGACGCGGCGTTCACGGCCGGCGAGCGGGACCGGCTCAGCGTCCTGATCTTCCGCCTGGGCCCGGAGTGGCTGGCCTTCCGGACGACCGCGGTGGCCGAGGTCACGACCCCGCGCCCGGTGCACCGGATCCCGCACCGGTCCGACGACATCCTCATGGGGCTGGTGAACCTCCGCGGGCAGCTCCAGCTCTGCGTCTCGCTCCACGGCCTGCTCGGCGTCTCGACCCCGGAGGACCCGGCCGCGTCGCGGTCGCGCCTGGTGGTCCTCCGCGACCGCGCGCGGTCCGAGGCGTGGGTCTTCGCCGCCGACGAGGTGCTGGGCGTGCATCGGCTGGCGAAGGCCCAGGTGCTGGGCGTCTCGTCCAGCCTGGCCAACCCCGAGGTCAGCTTCAGCCAGGCGATCCTCTCCTGGCAGGGCCGCAGCGTCAGCTTCCTGGACGAGCAGCGGGTCTTCGCCGCGCTCGGGAGTCTCGGCGAATGA